The genomic interval GCCTACTAGGCTTTTTTACgagtctgagtctgacctatttacataaataggctttaaaaacagctgacctttttattaaacaggccagaccagaccataagtaggccagaccATAGACCCCCGTCAGACTcagacggcctagcctattcccatccctagatatatacacacacatatatttttagagaaggttaatattgaattttcttatgtatctttatatatatttgagtaAAAACTATATAAATAGGGTTCTTGTTTCTTGTATCTCCTTTTACGCTCACTTCTATTGTCTCTTACTATTTCAAAACTCCAAACTCCAAAACCATCCCGACTTTGTCATCAGCCAACCCAAGACCACCGACCTTCCGGCAGCGTTTTCCGGCAACCCGACACCGTCCTTCTTTCTTTCTCAATCGTTTAGTTCTGGTTCGTTTCTATTCATCCTTACCcagttttttttcttatttattcttCTTTTATGTTGTTTCAATGGCTCTTTGGattcttattttgaacatttttgttttgtttttattgtgtTGTTTCGTTGAAATATAGTTCTTCTATTATGGTGATTTTTTGTCAAACATCGTGTCTATTTTGCGAAAGAggaaaatgaattttttctcttatttgagATTCATTTTCACGTGGTTTTTGCGCTGTACCCTTGAAATCGTGACTTGCAAATGATTTTTTCAAAGAATCTTGATTATAATGAATATCTTAGGACCGGCCCGGTTAAAGATGTTAGTTAATTTTAGCACTTCTATGTTTGATGGTGttaagttaattttaattttggcaTTGTGTTAGAGATGTTAAGTTAACTTATAGTTTAATCTATACATTGGTACGATTCTATGAAGCACTGATACTTACATGTTAACACTATTAataatttgagtaaatgaattaattgaatgtaatcaaggTGTCAATGTCGGGGAAACACTTTTGGTGAGTTAATGCTCTAAGCATTGTCTTGCACTTAGCAGTGGGTTTCTTTAGTTGTTCATTTAGCTTCTTTTGAATCTAATGCACTGCGTTGTCATGAGAATGAAGATGTTATCCTTATACAtgtctatttaaataaaacatcacTCAGCAATTGAAAGCTGGGTTCTACCTATGACATTAATCCCATGTTCAAAAGCTTGTTATAGTAATATCATTGGTATTCGATTAGCACAATGGCATGGTCAAGTTTTCTTAATCTTGTCTCATTTACACATAAGGTTATGAGCAATAGGAGAGCTTAATCTGTCTTCATTTTTGCTATGTAAATTATTAAATCTCGTTGACATGTCCATGATTATATGTGTGCTATGATTAGATGTAAGTGtcattttgaaattgttatagATAAAATccaattttgaacaaaataagcTTTGAATCCGAATTTGGACACAAGCCGATTTTGAAACATAACCAGATATGAAACCAATTATAAATCCGGTTTTAGGAGAGATATGTAGTTTTTGTTTTGATATCCAAGCCAAATAAGGGGTTAATATCTGATTTTTGAAAAATCCAATCTATGCACCGTCCTACccttatttattactttttattattatgcaGGCATTGGCAAGGTGTGACAATCTTGAAAATGTTTTTTCTGGGGTGAAATTCATTATCCGTTATCAGGTTTGTAGAGTTACCATACTTCTATCATAGTATCACTGTTGTTATTCACTCCTATTTTTAAGTCTGATTTTGTTTACTACCTACATTTATACACTTTGCTTTTTTGAAGAATTCTATTCTATTTTGGGTAAATTGTTATGGGTGTTGGtctaatttttatgaaattatgaAGCATACTCTGCACTTCACTGAATTTTGTTAATTGAACTCTGGCAGGACTACATAATAAATGCTTCTCTTCGGCACCATGAAATGAAAGCACCTAAAGTTCAAGATTCTTTATCTTGGGGAAAAAAGTACAAAAGCCAGTTTTTTGGTACTGAGATAATCTCCGCAGCAGCATCTAGCTTAAATAAATTTGCTAATGACGGAAGCTTTATGCGTGAGTTATTTAGTAAGGAGAGTGGCAATTCCGATGGCTCTATTTTGGAAAGTTTTGAAGCCGAAAAAGGTTTTTTCAGATGTAAACACACCTGGTGAATGAAAGGCAGTAGTGAAGAATAAGATGAGTGCAAACCAGTTGAAAGAATGAAGAAGCTGACAAGCTAATGGTAAGGCCATAAGAGGAGAGACTACACACTCTTTTCTAGACATTGTCTCTGTTTCTCAATATATTGTCTACATAAAGCATATCCTTCTAGCttcttgtttatttttattcaattgtgtgctttttgtttttgttttggtgGGCAGGAAGAAGCAAAGGTTTTGAACACAAAGGAGGGAAATGAAGAAGATCATACAATTAGATCAAGAACCGATGGAAGTTCTAGAAGGTATTATTCTATCTTGAATTTCGTGTATTGCAACAAAACATAGTCGGActtattttctttgatttttttgcTTATGTTTTTTTGTATGCTCATAAACATGATTGATGTGTAGCATCAAATGTATTGATTTCTACAACTTTATGCATTCTTAACTTTTCTTATGATTTTGACAATGACATTTTACTTTATTCAAGGTATGCTATGCAGAGGATATCTGCTGAACAGAAGAAAGGAGAAGACGATGCTGATATGCATCTTGCTTGTAATATAATGCAGAACAAGCAATTTAAGGTTTCTACGCAGGTAGATGATGAATACAACTTTGAAGATTGTCAAAGCAGAAAGAGTAGAAAGAGGCCAGGAGGTGAGGACCCAGAGaatatccatttatttaataaattttttgtttagatATATTTCTAACGGTTTCTTTAATAAGTGAACAATGATGGtaactatttatattttgaactaatttaatttttggttcACCTCCTTTCGTCACGAGCCCTATTGCTCGACATatagcaacaaaatattttactaaagaaattgaatgatatgtaagaatttgattttcaataatatagtatataacaaaattgaataaCACTTTCCCCATTCccccaatttaaaaaataattaaaagtttaatattAGAAAGATTCAATTGGAATCATAGTTAatactttaatttaatagaaaaagGTGAGAAATCAAATCTACTTATTTCTCGTATTTTTTGTTCACGAGGAGTCGTCCTCAAGCACTATACCTTTGAAACCCTAGATCTCTAAAATCTTTCTCGTGGTCTTTCGTTTTCCATTCCACTCTCATATATCTTTTATTATCCATTGGAAAAAAATCCGTAATATACGACCATTTGAATCGTCTCTCTATTTCGCTTCATTTTACTCTAGTTAGAGACctagaaatttatttttatatcaaaaagTAAGAGTAATTTGCGGATCGCATCTCAACCTTCTCAAGTTGCAAAGAGATTGGTAAGtatgatttttatttcttataaatCTCACATGAATGGACTAGATTGTGTCTTTTTCTGCTAGTTGAAACTGAATACAACTCATTTTTGGTAGCTAAGATATCATCCCTGCAGCAGGTTATAGGGACATATTGAGATCCAAGTGCAGACAAAGAAAAATTTCCCTCCAAAAAAAGGTAAAGAAGCTTTTCTACATTTTTTAATAGGAATTTGTAAAGAAATATGTTTGTGTTCGAAATTTGTGAAAGATGGCAGTGATTTGATTTATTctctaaaaaaagttaaattacttgtaaaaattaaagatgaaaaaaataactttgatcTCTAATTTGACGCCTCTAACACCTAATTGAggaattaaaaatgacttttaATATATTGTCATTAACTTTAAATCTTAAATAGATTGATTGTTTGAATCTTGAATTTGTAATTACCTGAGTTCAATTATTTTGGTGGTTTGGTGGCAGTTTTATTTTAGTTCGAGCATTGCAGAAGTTGAATAACTATTCAAAGGTCCTACCAATTCAACATCCggtttagtttttaaaatatctaacaTATTTTGAAACTCAAGCATCACAACTCTGTAAATATATCCAACACCCCATTTAATTTGATTCATATATTAACATAAGTAGTTTTCAATTTGATTATTGTAAGATTAAAATTTCTATGCACATTCTTTATTGATATATGTgctgtataattttttataagcatATATGCCTTGTATTGATTAGAACTTTGGGCTTAACAATGGCTAGTGTGGGTACTAGTTGAATCATGAATTGCTTTCAAGAACTATTCTTTagttataaactatttttaagtttttgaacTAAATTGAAGGTATTTTTAATGTTTCATGTTCTTAATTACTAAAACATTCATATACTACAAGACAACAACAAAGAAATCATTCTAGATTTTTTTGTAACTATGTTATAGGTATGAACTATTCACCAAGTTGAGAAGTGGCTTATCTCTATGGGGGTAGAAATAATTCTATATATGTGGTCAAGAGTGAGCTCATAGatttttaatattctttatCAATTACAGAACTTTTATCCTATTAGTTTTGGCTCCAATGTGATGAAAATTTGGATTTTACTTCAAATTATTGGTTGTtgttaattgataaaaatgaaatatgttgataaaaagaaaactatcttttttgttttaggTTCCCACAAGTCATAATGTCACAAGAGAAACACTGTGTACCAAAATTGATGAATCAAGAGGATTGTAAGGTTTCTCTCTTAGATATCCCTGATGTGATACTGGATTGCATTCTCAAGCGCCTTCCACCATTAGATTTGTTCAGAGTATCACAAGTGTGTACTTATTTGAGAAATATTGGCAGAAGCGATGATTTGTGGGAGACACATATTGAGCATAAATGGAGTAAGTTAGTAGGTAATGATGCTCACCATGAGTGGCAATGGcatacaacaaaaataataaatgaaggaagtataatatttttacctgaaaacaaagaaaatttaTTGTTACAACAAAGTCTGAGTGGATCTTGTGGAACTATTAGTGGTGACTCTCCATTTCTACGCCTTCATTCTTATTTGAAAAGTTATAAGGGCTTGAATGGTTTGATTAGAAATTATTCGAAAATGGCATTGTATATTTGTCTTGAGACTGGCCGCTTCTGTTTTCCTGCACAAGTTTATAAGGTAAGACTAATAAAGACTATATGCATCTGAATACTTCTTTTTTACTTCTACTAGTAAAACCCCAATTTAGACATTCAAGTATTACTTCTCTCTTACTTAGTACCCAAAGTACATAAAAATATAACGTAGTATCTATTGTTTTAAAAGTAGTCCCTATTGTGTTCTCATATTTGTCATGTTAGTCCATAGTATCTTGTTAATATATAACATTAACCATAAACATTAACAAGAAGTATATGAGAAATTTTTAGCGAATACAtgcatttttttcatatattatagGGACTAAGTAGAAGAGGGATTGATACATAAATAAAGAGGGATTTAatctaatattaattacttttatcaTTTGATTTGGACATTAGTTAAATCATATAGAACTTTTTTTGCAGGCCACTCGGTTTACATTATACTGTTATGATGCCCTTGTATGTTATGACTCTAAAACAGACACTTTCCGAGCAAGGTACAATTCACTCCTTTATAACATTAATGAGATCCTATTACTCATACTTTTCAATAAGTTTTGGATATAAATTGTAGCAGAAAGTTAATACAATCATTGTTAATTAGTATGCTACTTATTCGTGTGACCCTGAGGGAAAGTCTACGAACTTACTGTTATGACCCAATTTGTTTGTAGTTTTATTTCAattgctttttattttataggtcTCCAAATGGTGGGCGACATATGATTGAGAAAGATATTCATTGGGATAGGTTGAGAAAGCCACCACATAATACTTTTCTAGTTGATTTTTATCATTCAAATTGTCTGAATGATTTGAAACCAGGAGATCATATTGAGATTcagaagagaagaagaagagcACTCCCTTACTGTggtaaaaaatacaatatttttttattatatactcTCCTTGTCATGAATATAATGAATATAAGTAACAAAAACTCATATTTAATGGTCTAAACTATACACAAATCttaatcaatttcaatttatttaatggTGTCATTCTTAAAATACTTCTCAAAtaatatagattttattttCTAGTAACTCTTCTATTCTCGTAAAATAAGTTTTCATGaagttatttagaaaatatatttattacgttaaaaaatattatttacaattaactaaattttttaattaatatgaatttaaattgtttataatcataacaaatagtaattaaactttgtagctaatttttttttacttttttgaaTGAGTTATATAGAGTGGTGGTATGCTGTAGTTTGTCATTTGGGATCATGTGATAAGGACATCAATCACTGCTCTTGCCGAAATAGTGGTAATGCTcactaaatatattattaattatttttgttgtctgttattgttcttttctttctttatatGAAGGGTCTTGccgttgaatttttttaatgtttatttccAGACACATTGGTACTGGAGTTCAATCAATACAGCCACACTGTCACATATTCATTAACTAGATCAGCTATTAACAGCAAAGTGTATGTGGAGCTAACTTGTCTCGCTGGAATCAGAAAACTTACCGATGATGAAGAGATTATAAAGTGGAAAAACCTCATTTTTACTAGAAATCAAGAGCTCCGACTAGCTGAATGAGTAGAATATGCTATCTATTTCaatttaaaactgtttttatttttagttgctTAAGTTAAATAGAATTGTACTTCTTAAGTAATTTCTCACATTTGGTTAAGtcttaaataatttcaaactaTTGAAGAGAATTAAGCGGGATTAATGAGGCACTGCATGTGGATGATAAAAGCAACTTGTTAATTGTTTTCTTGGTTTAAAATATTGTGGTTTGTTTATGATCTTTTCAACTATCTTGGTTGAGAAATAATGATCTTTTACTCTTTGATATTATTTGTGCGACAAAAAGGATAGTTTTGTTAGATCGATTATATTACACCTTTATTATTAAAAGGTTTATTTTGGAGGAGGATACGACGGTGTTGAATACAATAAGATTTTTTCTTATGTTTCTCCAAATCACTAGGCAGTAATCATACCTCCCTATTGTACAATTGTTACAATTATTGGAGATGATCCGAATCGGTCAATAAGGTCGATATGTCAAAATTAAGGGAAATTTAATCTGTCATATCTTATCCAACATGGTTGGATGGGGAGTTTTGCTGAGAATGTGgaaattcttaaaattataactaaattaGAACAATGTTGATTCCAAACCAGAATTTACACCCTAGCAAAGTATTTTATTGCATAACTGATGTTTTGTCCTTTCAAAATCATCTCCCTCAATCGCATCCCTTTTTCATGAACTTTATTCCACACCACTTTGGCGATTTCTCTCACAAAGGTTTATGGTATAAATAACTATATCAAAATATGGGCTTAACATAATAGCAAGTTGTGTGAAAAGAGAAATAGTTCAGTTTGGTGGCAAGACATTGTAAGTGTTCAGAGTCAGAGTCACAGGGGTGTTAGTTGAGATGACCCCTAAGATTCTAAGACTCTATAAGGAGAGTTGAATAGAgtctaaattataatattttttgcaaaatcattatttttattaagagTGACAAATGTGACTTTTCTCATTGGTTATTCCACACAGAAAAATGAAATGTTATTGCAAATAAAGATATGATTAAACACTTTAAATAAGAACATgttaattgattgatttaattattgtttcaatcaatcaattatgTATGTTAGAACTAAGTTGATTTGAAGAATAATGacccttaattatttttaggttaaattacatctgtggtcccttaacttaatttcaggtaacgttttattcttttaaaggaccacaaatgtaatttagccttatttttatgataacataaattattttgtaggaACAAATTATTATGCTAATAAGTTATTTAAGTGTGCAGACTCTTGTCATAAGTATTGAACGCTTTTACGTTGCATCCTTTGATAAATAGACAAGTTAAACAAATTAGTTACGACAATACTCTGTTACATCAGTTGAAGTGTAACTGATTCTAAAAAGCTCGCTCTCAATACACCCCTGTTGAATCTTTTGGATAAGTTCACTCTGTGATTATGTGTATGATAATGCATACTGACCTCAGAGAAAGTCAACATCCTCTGACAGTCTCATCCTTTGGTCATTCTACCTCTTCTATCAAGATACGTTGAATCAATCATGAAGACAGATTTGGACAAActtttaatgttgatttgaaATCTTTGAAGATTTCATACGAGTTGTAAATTCACATGCTAATTTCATGCAATCATAACAACGGTCAGAAAACCTAATGAACTAAATGACTCTAATAAGATTTGTGATCGTCCTTAAAAATATTGAACAACAATGGAAAACAAGAGAAGTATCTATGTCACTACAAACACTTAAAAATCTCTTGTATTAGCTTTGTGTGCTAAGAAACCTAGTAAATCTTCTGAGAACAATAATCTGTGTAAACACTCTTGTGTGAGAATTAGTTCCAAACCCAATCTAAACACTTTGTAACTTGGCCCAATAGCAATTTTCAACATCAACATCTTGACGATACTAAGTTAGAAT from Cicer arietinum cultivar CDC Frontier isolate Library 1 chromosome 5, Cicar.CDCFrontier_v2.0, whole genome shotgun sequence carries:
- the LOC101497300 gene encoding F-box protein At2g26850-like, with the translated sequence MSQEKHCVPKLMNQEDCKVSLLDIPDVILDCILKRLPPLDLFRVSQVCTYLRNIGRSDDLWETHIEHKWSKLVGNDAHHEWQWHTTKIINEGSIIFLPENKENLLLQQSLSGSCGTISGDSPFLRLHSYLKSYKGLNGLIRNYSKMALYICLETGRFCFPAQVYKATRFTLYCYDALVCYDSKTDTFRARSPNGGRHMIEKDIHWDRLRKPPHNTFLVDFYHSNCLNDLKPGDHIEIQKRRRRALPYCEWWYAVVCHLGSCDKDINHCSCRNSDTLVLEFNQYSHTVTYSLTRSAINSKVYVELTCLAGIRKLTDDEEIIKWKNLIFTRNQELRLAE